One stretch of Arachis hypogaea cultivar Tifrunner chromosome 20, arahy.Tifrunner.gnm2.J5K5, whole genome shotgun sequence DNA includes these proteins:
- the LOC112786000 gene encoding uncharacterized protein, producing MTINKAMCDLGASINLMPSSLVKKLCMEEVKPVQMSLKLVDKSVICPRGVIENLLVKVDKFIFPADFVVLDSDEDDGDSIILGRPFLATARAIIDVEKGELTLRMHDEASP from the coding sequence ATGACCATCAACAAGGcaatgtgtgacttaggggctagTATTAATCTGATGCCTtcctctctagtgaaaaagctaTGCATGGAAGAAGTGAAACCAGTACAGATGTCTTTAAAATTGGTAGACAAGTCAGTGATATGTCCCAGGGGTGTGATTGAGAACCTTCTAGTAAAGGTAGACAAATTCATattccctgctgattttgtggtcttAGATTCAGACGAGGATGATGGTGATTCTATTATactaggaagaccattcttggccactgctagggccattATAGACGTAGAAAAAGGAGAGTTGACCCTCAGAATGCATGATGAAGCGTCACCCTGA